A region from the Flavobacteriales bacterium genome encodes:
- a CDS encoding T9SS type A sorting domain-containing protein has translation MKLKYSALLLVAVASAAQAQYATKRPLRLSPAGVSPSPNVIDVPPMTAKAAGDTVFNEDFANGFAGNNGFGAWTTAEADGNWWVYSTTGPNGAYSVPAEAITGGSAANGFMIFQADSGNSDFSGGAPTALPSFTDWTGALVSPVIDLSATPFVRLEFRHKQRWCCGEVPQLLQVSNDGGATWTTDYNVVSEAANDDNGPFTTSVNISNAISANPSQARFRFLFNGGDQGTSHYHWQVDDINIIEVFDFDMVVQSAKSHSFDLDLSATYDSLNYTVFPFAQLRPLPMNMTVLNNGSATQDVTANFTVTQGGNPVLDQDQNIIGFGAGTIQTVFADPDFTPPQVAGTYDISYSVETTNPDLVPGDNTGSSSFAVDAYQYGRDGGVTSAFEDGDGAGGPYELCNIFGSPNEADLYAVSVAIRSGTGTAGTVIRGSIRNVDADFSLIDNTEEYELTSADLNSATGTKFINLVFANPVTLDAAGAYMVCVEHFGGSTMRTGVNGTSDAQTSFIYFDPPGAQLEDWYFTTTTPMVRMNFDPAVGINEEAARELALRAVPTVFDEATTVRFQHAGGIASWSLIDVTGRVLRTMNMGNLGAGVQSIDIDGTDLAQGQYMVRVVSNGVAASVKLVKAAN, from the coding sequence ATGAAACTGAAGTACTCTGCTCTTCTGTTGGTGGCCGTGGCCAGCGCTGCACAAGCGCAGTACGCCACCAAGCGGCCGCTACGCCTGAGCCCTGCGGGGGTGTCGCCCTCGCCGAACGTCATCGACGTTCCTCCCATGACGGCCAAGGCCGCCGGTGACACCGTCTTCAATGAGGACTTTGCCAACGGTTTTGCCGGCAACAACGGTTTCGGCGCTTGGACCACGGCTGAGGCCGATGGCAACTGGTGGGTGTACAGCACCACAGGTCCCAATGGCGCCTACAGTGTCCCTGCTGAGGCCATTACCGGTGGCAGTGCTGCCAACGGCTTCATGATCTTCCAAGCCGACAGCGGAAACAGCGATTTCAGTGGTGGTGCGCCTACCGCGCTGCCCTCTTTCACGGATTGGACCGGTGCTTTGGTGAGCCCCGTGATCGACCTGAGCGCTACGCCTTTTGTGCGCTTGGAGTTCCGCCACAAGCAGCGCTGGTGCTGCGGCGAGGTTCCCCAGTTGCTCCAAGTAAGCAATGACGGTGGTGCCACCTGGACCACCGACTACAACGTGGTGAGCGAGGCCGCCAACGACGACAACGGACCCTTCACAACATCCGTGAACATCAGCAACGCCATCTCGGCCAACCCTTCGCAAGCCCGGTTCCGCTTCCTGTTCAACGGTGGCGACCAAGGCACCAGCCACTACCACTGGCAGGTTGATGACATCAACATCATCGAGGTGTTCGACTTCGACATGGTGGTGCAAAGCGCCAAGAGCCACAGCTTCGACCTGGATCTCTCCGCCACCTACGATTCGTTGAACTACACTGTGTTCCCCTTCGCACAGCTGCGTCCGCTGCCGATGAACATGACCGTTCTCAACAACGGTAGCGCCACGCAGGACGTTACCGCCAACTTCACGGTGACCCAGGGCGGCAACCCTGTGCTGGACCAGGACCAGAACATCATCGGCTTCGGTGCTGGTACCATCCAGACCGTCTTCGCCGACCCCGACTTCACGCCGCCCCAAGTGGCAGGTACCTACGACATTTCCTACAGCGTTGAGACCACCAACCCCGATCTGGTGCCAGGGGACAACACGGGCAGCAGCAGCTTCGCTGTGGACGCCTACCAGTACGGTCGTGACGGCGGCGTAACCTCGGCGTTCGAGGACGGCGACGGTGCCGGCGGACCTTACGAGCTGTGCAACATCTTCGGTTCGCCGAACGAAGCCGACCTCTATGCTGTGAGCGTGGCCATCCGCAGCGGAACCGGCACCGCTGGCACGGTCATCCGCGGTTCCATCCGGAACGTTGACGCGGACTTCTCGCTCATCGACAACACCGAGGAGTACGAACTGACGAGCGCCGACCTGAACTCGGCCACTGGCACGAAGTTCATCAACCTCGTGTTCGCCAACCCGGTGACGTTGGACGCAGCAGGTGCATACATGGTGTGCGTGGAGCACTTCGGTGGCAGCACCATGCGCACCGGTGTGAACGGCACCAGCGATGCACAGACCTCGTTCATCTACTTCGATCCCCCCGGTGCTCAATTGGAGGATTGGTACTTCACCACCACCACCCCCATGGTGCGCATGAACTTCGATCCCGCGGTCGGCATCAACGAGGAAGCAGCACGTGAGCTGGCGCTCCGCGCTGTGCCCACCGTGTTCGACGAGGCCACCACGGTGCGCTTCCAGCACGCAGGCGGTATCGCCAGCTGGAGCCTGATCGATGTTACGGGCCGTGTGCTCCGTACCATGAACATGGGCAACCTTGGCGCTGGCGTGCAGAGCATCGACATCGACGGCACGGACCTGGCCCAAGGCCAGTACATGGTGCGCGTGGTAAGCAACGGCGTGGCCGCCAGCGTGAAGCTGGTGAAGGCTGCGAACTGA
- a CDS encoding choice-of-anchor J domain-containing protein encodes MKHAYTSVLAVLCLSTSAQQVRSGFPAHPISKSDAIAAPVVTTPLARAKNLDYYAEDFTSSLNGWTIVNNVGNLDWAWTDVGPGTTTSQYPVPALGTNTGGWAIIDDDFLGQNGVETDTWLVSPVIDLSAAPPFLKLEFEQYFQEFQNDTTFVGVTVNGGQDWNWIALNDDVGRDGRPNPELMDVNISDWVALGPSTVQIAFRYLATWDYGWQVDNVRITDLEANDVALLNTHFTGFDFNNTGFSDIEYSIYPQEQVRPMLLHADVKNKGYAQQTGINFNVEVVGPGGSEYTGTEVVGDQVPGQTDSVANEGFTPSALLGTYEVAFGAVADQVDDNPDDNDKTMTFQVSADVFAQDDGVVSNRLTQGINNVGDQFEVGNYFEFVNDQDLLSIRVALHENTAVGTLVYGIVYDDQNPPVQIDQTDDYEVTAADINPIGGSTFVDIPLNAPLNMTAGQVVLVMAGSYGGSEQVAFGISGVSAAQVSIINYPTAGEIFFVTGTPMVRAIVENTTSVAEVTGINGQVLVQPNPIEESAVLAFTTERSGRARLEVRDMTGRLVMNEDLGVRNAGVQQYRMDATGLAAGTYTYSLVLDGARRTGKLVKQ; translated from the coding sequence ATGAAACATGCTTACACCAGCGTGCTGGCTGTGCTTTGCCTGAGCACGTCGGCACAACAGGTGCGCTCGGGCTTTCCCGCGCACCCCATCTCGAAGTCGGATGCAATTGCGGCCCCTGTGGTCACCACCCCCTTGGCGCGTGCAAAGAACCTGGACTACTACGCGGAGGATTTTACGAGCAGCCTCAACGGCTGGACCATCGTGAACAACGTGGGCAACCTGGACTGGGCGTGGACCGATGTGGGGCCGGGCACGACCACCAGCCAATACCCTGTGCCTGCTTTGGGCACGAACACCGGTGGTTGGGCCATCATTGATGACGATTTCCTGGGGCAGAACGGCGTGGAGACGGACACTTGGCTGGTTTCACCGGTCATCGACCTGAGCGCTGCGCCGCCGTTCCTCAAGCTCGAGTTCGAGCAGTACTTCCAGGAGTTCCAGAACGACACGACTTTCGTAGGGGTGACCGTCAACGGAGGGCAGGATTGGAACTGGATCGCGCTGAACGACGATGTGGGCCGCGATGGTCGCCCGAACCCGGAACTGATGGACGTGAACATCAGCGATTGGGTAGCCTTGGGCCCGAGCACCGTACAGATCGCCTTCCGCTATCTGGCCACTTGGGATTACGGCTGGCAAGTGGACAACGTGCGCATCACCGATCTGGAGGCGAACGATGTGGCCCTGTTGAACACGCACTTCACCGGCTTCGATTTCAACAACACGGGCTTCAGTGACATCGAGTACTCCATCTATCCGCAGGAACAGGTGCGACCAATGCTCTTGCACGCCGATGTGAAGAACAAGGGCTACGCCCAGCAAACGGGGATCAACTTCAACGTGGAGGTAGTGGGGCCGGGCGGTTCTGAGTACACCGGAACGGAGGTGGTGGGCGATCAGGTGCCCGGTCAAACGGACTCCGTGGCCAACGAGGGCTTCACGCCGAGCGCGCTGCTCGGAACGTACGAGGTGGCGTTCGGCGCCGTGGCGGATCAGGTTGACGATAACCCGGACGACAACGACAAGACCATGACGTTCCAGGTGAGCGCCGATGTGTTCGCGCAGGACGATGGTGTAGTGTCCAATCGTCTCACGCAAGGCATCAACAACGTAGGCGACCAGTTCGAAGTGGGCAACTACTTCGAGTTCGTCAACGACCAGGACCTGCTCAGCATCCGCGTTGCATTGCACGAGAACACCGCCGTTGGAACGCTGGTGTACGGTATTGTATACGACGACCAGAACCCGCCCGTGCAGATCGATCAGACCGACGACTACGAGGTGACGGCTGCCGACATCAATCCCATTGGTGGCAGCACTTTCGTTGATATCCCATTGAACGCTCCATTGAACATGACCGCCGGACAAGTGGTGCTGGTGATGGCGGGTAGCTATGGTGGCAGCGAGCAAGTGGCGTTCGGGATCAGTGGTGTGAGCGCCGCACAGGTGAGCATCATCAACTATCCCACTGCAGGTGAGATCTTCTTCGTCACCGGTACGCCCATGGTTCGGGCCATTGTGGAGAACACGACGTCGGTGGCCGAAGTGACGGGCATCAATGGCCAAGTGTTGGTGCAGCCCAATCCCATCGAGGAGTCCGCTGTGCTTGCCTTCACCACGGAGCGCAGCGGTCGCGCGCGCCTGGAAGTGCGCGACATGACAGGTCGGTTGGTGATGAACGAAGATCTCGGTGTGCGCAATGCTGGAGTGCAGCAATACCGCATGGATGCCACCGGCCTGGCCGCTGGTACGTACACGTACAGCCTGGTCCTGGACGGTGCGCGCCGCACGGGCAAGCTGGTGAAGCAGTAA
- the recQ gene encoding DNA helicase RecQ has protein sequence MSIINVDLSPKDALKQFFGFNKFKGEQEAVVNSVLEGRNTFVIMPTGGGKSLCYQLPALMMEGTAIVVSPLIALMKNQVDAIRGFSDREGIAHFLNSSLSRTETLKVKDDIRSGLTKLLYVAPESLTKKENTEFFSEIKISFFAIDEAHCISEWGHDFRPEYRRLRTIFDEIQRVPVIALTATATEKVQEDILKNLNIDDAVTYKASFNRPNLFYDVRPKKDVNKEIIKFIRQHKGKSGIIYCLSRKKVEEMAQMLNVNGIKALPYHAGMDAAQRADHQDQFLMEDVDVICATIAFGMGIDKPDVRFVIHHDIPKSLESYYQETGRGGRDGGEGKCVAFYSYKDIEKLEKFLQGKPVAEQEIGKQLLADTVSYSETSMCRRKFLLHYFGEILPGDNCGACDNCMNPKTMFDATEALTTVLEAVKESKQRHKGRFITDLLTGTMTSEMKTYKGSSMEAWGVGKDEGHGYWMAVIRQATVGGFLHKDIETYGNLSLTDEGKKFLKKPWKVEFSKERDYTDTEGGDDDDILTPGKGGNALDEKLMAMLTDLRKKEAHKYKLQPWILFQDPALEEMTLKYPVSMEELQLIGGVGPGKAAKYGKPFVELIARYVEENDIERDVEVVIRSVPNKSGHKVHIIQNIDKRLPMESIAKAKGLTMDALLTEMETIVMSGTKLDVSYHLNEVLEGDQQEEIMDYFRESETDSLEAAVKEFGNDYSETELRFMRLKFLSEVAN, from the coding sequence ATGTCGATCATCAACGTAGACCTATCCCCCAAAGACGCCCTCAAGCAGTTCTTCGGGTTCAACAAGTTCAAAGGCGAACAAGAAGCTGTTGTGAACAGTGTGCTTGAAGGCCGTAACACCTTCGTCATCATGCCCACCGGCGGTGGCAAGAGCCTTTGCTACCAATTGCCGGCCCTCATGATGGAGGGCACCGCCATCGTGGTGAGCCCGCTCATCGCGCTCATGAAGAACCAGGTGGACGCCATCCGCGGGTTCAGCGACCGGGAAGGCATTGCGCACTTCCTCAACAGCAGCCTCAGCCGCACGGAGACGCTCAAAGTGAAGGACGATATCCGTAGCGGCCTCACCAAACTCCTGTACGTGGCACCCGAAAGCCTGACGAAGAAGGAGAACACCGAGTTCTTCTCGGAGATCAAGATCAGCTTCTTCGCCATCGACGAGGCCCACTGCATCAGCGAGTGGGGCCACGACTTCCGCCCGGAATACCGCCGCTTGCGCACCATCTTCGATGAGATCCAGCGGGTGCCCGTCATCGCCCTTACGGCCACGGCCACCGAGAAAGTGCAGGAGGACATCCTGAAGAACCTCAACATCGACGACGCCGTCACCTACAAAGCGAGCTTCAATCGGCCGAACCTGTTCTATGATGTCCGCCCGAAGAAGGACGTGAACAAGGAGATCATCAAGTTCATCCGCCAGCACAAGGGCAAGAGCGGCATCATCTATTGCCTCAGCCGCAAGAAGGTGGAGGAGATGGCCCAGATGCTGAACGTGAACGGCATCAAGGCCCTGCCCTACCACGCCGGCATGGACGCCGCCCAGCGCGCCGACCACCAGGACCAGTTCCTCATGGAGGACGTGGACGTGATCTGCGCCACCATTGCGTTCGGCATGGGCATCGATAAACCCGATGTGCGTTTCGTGATCCACCACGACATACCCAAGAGCCTGGAGAGCTACTACCAGGAGACCGGCCGCGGTGGTCGTGATGGCGGTGAAGGCAAGTGCGTGGCGTTCTACAGCTACAAGGACATTGAGAAGCTGGAGAAGTTCCTGCAAGGCAAGCCGGTGGCCGAACAAGAGATCGGCAAGCAGCTGCTGGCCGACACGGTGAGCTACAGCGAGACGAGCATGTGCCGCCGGAAATTCCTGCTGCACTACTTCGGCGAGATCCTGCCGGGCGACAACTGCGGCGCTTGTGACAACTGCATGAACCCGAAGACGATGTTCGACGCCACCGAGGCGCTGACCACCGTGCTGGAGGCCGTAAAGGAGAGCAAGCAACGCCACAAAGGACGTTTCATCACGGACCTGCTCACCGGCACCATGACCAGTGAGATGAAGACCTACAAGGGCAGCAGCATGGAGGCGTGGGGCGTGGGCAAGGACGAAGGCCACGGTTACTGGATGGCCGTCATCCGCCAGGCTACCGTGGGCGGCTTCCTCCACAAGGACATCGAGACCTACGGCAACCTCAGCCTCACCGACGAGGGCAAGAAGTTCCTGAAGAAGCCTTGGAAAGTCGAGTTCAGCAAAGAGCGCGACTACACCGACACCGAGGGCGGCGACGATGATGATATCCTGACGCCGGGCAAGGGCGGCAACGCGCTCGACGAGAAGCTCATGGCGATGCTGACCGACCTGCGGAAGAAGGAAGCCCACAAATACAAGCTGCAGCCTTGGATCCTCTTCCAAGACCCGGCCCTGGAGGAGATGACCTTGAAGTACCCGGTGAGCATGGAGGAACTCCAGCTCATCGGCGGTGTGGGCCCGGGCAAAGCAGCCAAATACGGCAAACCGTTCGTGGAGCTCATTGCCCGCTACGTGGAAGAGAACGACATCGAGCGCGATGTGGAAGTGGTGATCCGGAGCGTGCCCAACAAGAGCGGCCACAAGGTCCACATCATCCAGAACATCGATAAACGACTGCCCATGGAGAGCATCGCCAAAGCGAAGGGCCTTACCATGGACGCACTGCTCACCGAGATGGAAACCATTGTGATGAGCGGAACGAAACTGGACGTGAGCTACCACCTGAACGAGGTGCTGGAGGGTGACCAGCAGGAGGAGATCATGGACTATTTCCGCGAGAGCGAGACCGACAGCCTGGAGGCCGCCGTGAAGGAGTTCGGCAACGACTACAGCGAGACCGAGCTTCGCTTCATGCGCCTGAAGTTCTTGAGCGAAGTGGCCAACTGA
- the tatC gene encoding twin-arginine translocase subunit TatC, with protein MAAANDRRTNGGPQATPQDATSRAAKEMTFLEHLEELRWLVFRSACAIAVGMVLAFIYPAFFFDTVLFAPMQPDFVTYKWLCLLGQQSGLADMCITEMNFRIQTTEMSGQFMAHMAVAFTAGLILACPYVLWELWRFVAPGLKAKEKAAARGIVAFIVLLFAIGIVFGYFVLAPLSVQFFGNYQVSKFVETVPRLNDYVSTVTSVTLWTGIVFQLPLIIVFLTRIGIAGPGFLRTYRKHGYVIIFVLAAIITPPDVVSQMLVGLPLILLYEVSIFLSARTQRRMERKRAEEDAPRTSAQPG; from the coding sequence ATGGCCGCAGCCAATGACCGCCGGACCAACGGCGGCCCCCAAGCCACCCCGCAGGACGCAACTTCCCGGGCTGCCAAGGAGATGACCTTCCTGGAGCACTTGGAGGAGCTGCGCTGGCTCGTCTTCCGCAGTGCTTGCGCCATCGCAGTGGGCATGGTGCTGGCCTTCATCTATCCGGCCTTCTTCTTCGATACCGTGCTCTTCGCCCCCATGCAGCCCGACTTCGTCACCTACAAGTGGCTTTGCTTGCTCGGGCAGCAGAGCGGCCTGGCGGACATGTGCATCACGGAGATGAACTTCCGCATACAGACCACCGAGATGAGCGGGCAGTTCATGGCCCACATGGCAGTGGCCTTCACTGCTGGGCTCATTCTCGCTTGCCCCTATGTCCTGTGGGAGCTTTGGCGCTTCGTTGCACCTGGCCTGAAAGCCAAGGAGAAGGCTGCGGCGCGGGGCATTGTGGCGTTCATCGTCCTTCTGTTCGCCATCGGCATCGTGTTCGGCTACTTCGTGCTGGCACCCCTGAGCGTGCAGTTCTTCGGCAACTACCAGGTGAGCAAATTCGTGGAGACCGTGCCGCGCTTGAACGATTACGTGAGCACAGTGACTTCCGTGACCCTTTGGACCGGCATCGTCTTCCAATTGCCCCTCATCATCGTGTTCCTCACCCGCATCGGCATCGCAGGTCCCGGTTTCTTGCGCACCTATCGCAAGCACGGGTACGTCATCATTTTCGTCCTGGCGGCCATCATCACCCCGCCCGATGTGGTGAGCCAAATGCTGGTGGGCCTGCCGCTGATCCTGCTCTACGAGGTGAGCATCTTCCTCAGTGCCCGCACGCAACGCCGCATGGAACGCAAGCGGGCGGAGGAGGACGCACCGCGGACAAGTGCGCAACCCGGATGA
- a CDS encoding carboxypeptidase-like regulatory domain-containing protein produces MVGARLKGLAAGAMSLLFPLAAMAQTTKVTGVVSDAVTGELLPFVNVMFINSRIATQTDFDGAYVLDTYYATDSLFFQCVGYRPVTVGVKKDKAQVIDVKMETAGKELTEFKVTAKGENPAFVILRRTIANKPANNREKLGAYEYEAYNKIQFDLNNITEKFRKKKLFKPFAFVFDNLDTTNAKPSLPIFMTESLSEVFYRQKPRTRREVIRGTKVSGIENESVSQFMGDMYQNVNIYDNFLVIFGKNFISPIADGGKGYYDYFLTDSTWIGTNWCYKLEFKPKRPQELAFAGEMWINDTTYAVKRIACGIDKGANLNFVMGFAVKQEYSQVKPEVWMLTRDELWVDLNIVRDKEELKKREVQGFYGRRTATYKDFKINEPREDVFYEGPDEVVMAVDPLSLGADYWDTHRHEQLNKQEAMIYHMVDTMKTIPRFRTYVDIVSMIMTGYYTRGKIELGPYFTVFSYNPVEGARFRLGGRTSNAFSKKVEFEAYSAYGTTDERFKFGVMTRGFITKVPRTLYRAAYKNDLEQLGQSVNAFRSDNILGSAFRRGPNTKLTNVEEYRASLEREWFSGFTNEVMFRYRTLIPKGDLEYLSLNDELVPMSVGSIRTAEVSLNTRFAYREKFVSGEFDRISIGHLKWPTLELHLAYGLPETFESQYEYTKVIGRIYKRWQLGTFGWMRTTFEGGRIWGTLPYPLLMIHSGNETYYYDNIGFNTMNFFEFISDRYAQVMAEHHFEGLFLNRIPLMRRLKWREVATFKGVMGELDPKHSNAMLFLPGMYDLSGGPFMEASVGIENILKLLRVDIVWRLRYLENPNTAPFAIRGQISINF; encoded by the coding sequence ATGGTCGGAGCAAGGTTGAAAGGCTTGGCGGCCGGGGCGATGTCCCTGCTCTTTCCGTTGGCGGCCATGGCGCAAACGACCAAGGTCACCGGTGTGGTGAGCGATGCCGTAACGGGGGAACTGCTGCCCTTCGTGAACGTGATGTTCATCAACAGCCGGATCGCGACCCAGACCGACTTCGACGGGGCCTATGTGCTCGACACCTACTATGCCACCGACAGCCTCTTTTTCCAGTGCGTGGGTTATCGGCCTGTTACGGTAGGCGTGAAGAAGGACAAGGCGCAGGTCATCGACGTGAAGATGGAGACCGCCGGGAAGGAGCTGACCGAGTTCAAGGTGACGGCAAAGGGCGAAAACCCCGCGTTCGTCATCCTGCGGCGCACCATCGCCAACAAGCCGGCCAACAACCGCGAGAAGCTCGGGGCCTACGAGTACGAAGCCTACAACAAGATCCAGTTCGACCTGAACAACATCACCGAGAAGTTCCGCAAGAAGAAGCTCTTCAAGCCTTTCGCGTTCGTGTTCGACAACCTCGATACCACCAACGCGAAACCCTCGCTGCCCATCTTCATGACGGAGAGCCTGAGCGAAGTGTTCTACCGGCAGAAACCCAGGACGCGGCGCGAAGTGATCCGCGGCACCAAGGTGAGCGGCATCGAGAACGAGAGCGTGAGCCAGTTCATGGGCGACATGTACCAGAACGTGAACATCTACGACAACTTCCTGGTCATCTTCGGAAAGAACTTCATCAGCCCCATCGCCGACGGCGGCAAGGGCTACTACGACTACTTCCTCACCGACAGCACGTGGATCGGCACCAACTGGTGCTACAAGCTCGAGTTCAAGCCGAAGCGCCCCCAAGAGCTTGCCTTCGCCGGTGAGATGTGGATCAACGACACCACCTATGCGGTGAAGCGCATCGCTTGTGGTATCGACAAAGGCGCCAACCTCAACTTCGTGATGGGCTTCGCCGTGAAGCAGGAATACAGCCAGGTGAAGCCCGAGGTATGGATGCTCACCCGCGATGAGCTATGGGTGGACCTGAACATCGTACGTGACAAGGAGGAGCTGAAGAAGCGGGAAGTGCAGGGATTCTACGGGCGGCGCACGGCCACGTACAAGGACTTCAAGATCAATGAGCCGCGCGAGGACGTGTTCTATGAAGGGCCCGATGAGGTGGTGATGGCGGTTGATCCGCTAAGCCTGGGCGCCGATTACTGGGATACGCACCGCCACGAGCAGCTCAACAAGCAGGAGGCGATGATCTACCACATGGTGGACACCATGAAGACCATCCCGCGCTTCCGCACGTACGTGGACATCGTGAGCATGATCATGACCGGGTACTACACCCGCGGCAAGATCGAGCTGGGTCCGTACTTCACGGTGTTCAGTTACAACCCTGTGGAGGGCGCGCGGTTCCGCTTGGGTGGGCGCACGAGCAATGCCTTCAGCAAAAAGGTGGAGTTCGAAGCGTATTCGGCATACGGCACCACCGACGAACGCTTCAAGTTCGGTGTGATGACGCGCGGCTTTATCACCAAGGTGCCGCGCACCCTCTACCGCGCTGCGTACAAGAACGACCTGGAGCAGCTCGGCCAGAGCGTTAACGCATTCCGCAGCGACAACATCCTGGGCAGCGCGTTCCGTCGTGGGCCCAACACCAAGCTCACCAACGTGGAGGAATACCGGGCCAGCCTGGAACGCGAGTGGTTCAGTGGCTTCACCAACGAGGTGATGTTCCGCTACCGCACATTGATCCCCAAGGGTGATCTGGAGTACCTCTCCCTCAACGACGAACTGGTACCCATGAGCGTCGGCAGCATCCGGACGGCGGAAGTCTCGCTCAATACACGTTTCGCCTATCGCGAGAAATTCGTGAGCGGCGAATTCGACCGCATCAGCATCGGGCACTTGAAATGGCCCACGCTGGAGCTGCACCTGGCCTACGGACTACCGGAGACCTTCGAGAGCCAGTACGAATACACCAAGGTGATCGGCCGCATCTACAAGCGCTGGCAGCTCGGAACCTTCGGCTGGATGCGCACCACGTTCGAGGGCGGCCGCATCTGGGGCACTCTGCCATACCCCTTGCTGATGATCCACAGCGGCAACGAGACCTACTACTACGACAACATCGGCTTCAACACCATGAACTTCTTCGAGTTCATCAGCGACCGCTACGCGCAGGTAATGGCCGAGCACCACTTCGAGGGCTTGTTCCTCAACCGCATTCCGCTCATGCGCCGCCTGAAGTGGCGGGAAGTCGCCACCTTCAAAGGTGTGATGGGCGAACTGGATCCGAAGCACTCCAATGCCATGCTGTTCCTGCCCGGCATGTACGACCTCAGCGGCGGGCCTTTCATGGAAGCCAGCGTGGGCATCGAGAACATCCTGAAGCTCTTGCGGGTGGACATTGTCTGGCGCCTGCGCTACCTGGAGAACCCCAACACGGCACCGTTCGCGATCAGGGGCCAGATCAGCATCAACTTCTAG
- the lptB gene encoding LPS export ABC transporter ATP-binding protein has protein sequence MRLGATDIVKRYKRRTVVQGVSVHVDQGEIVGLLGPNGAGKTTSFYMIVGLIKPNSGTVYLDNEDITEMAMYKRAQRGIGYLPQEASVFRKLSVEDNISAILEMTGKPKEEQRHKLESLISEFNLHKVRKSNGDTLSGGERRRTEIARALATDPNFILLDEPFAGVDPIAVEDIQSIVSKLKEKNIGVLITDHNVQETLSITDRAYLLFEGKILKQGTAEELAADEQVRKVYLGQNFELKRAKA, from the coding sequence ATGCGCCTAGGAGCCACCGACATCGTGAAACGCTACAAGCGCCGCACCGTGGTGCAGGGCGTGAGCGTGCATGTGGACCAGGGCGAGATCGTTGGGCTGCTCGGCCCGAACGGCGCCGGCAAGACCACCAGCTTCTACATGATCGTAGGCCTCATCAAGCCCAACAGCGGCACGGTGTACCTGGACAACGAAGACATCACCGAAATGGCCATGTACAAGCGCGCTCAACGTGGCATCGGTTATCTGCCGCAGGAAGCGAGCGTATTCCGCAAGCTCAGCGTGGAGGACAACATCAGCGCAATCCTGGAGATGACCGGCAAGCCGAAGGAGGAGCAACGGCACAAGTTGGAGTCGTTGATCAGTGAGTTCAACCTGCACAAGGTGCGCAAGAGCAATGGCGACACCCTTAGTGGCGGTGAGCGGCGCCGCACGGAGATCGCACGCGCCCTGGCCACGGACCCGAACTTCATCCTGCTCGATGAGCCCTTTGCCGGTGTGGACCCGATCGCCGTGGAAGACATCCAGAGCATTGTCAGCAAGCTGAAGGAGAAGAACATCGGCGTGCTCATCACCGACCACAACGTGCAGGAAACGTTGAGCATCACGGACCGCGCCTACCTACTGTTCGAAGGAAAGATCCTCAAGCAAGGCACCGCGGAAGAACTTGCTGCGGACGAACAGGTGCGCAAGGTGTACCTGGGGCAGAACTTTGAGTTGAAAAGAGCGAAGGCGTAG
- a CDS encoding four helix bundle protein — protein sequence MVQAGPSGGGKPNDLGDRLTVFAARVVVYVDRMPRTLAGAYYAGQLLRSGGSPALHYGEAQGAESVSDFIHKCKIALKELKESLVNLRIQSLSQLMPPDDVDLLWLLDECDQLIRIVGKIISNSQRGGR from the coding sequence ATGGTCCAAGCAGGGCCCAGTGGTGGTGGAAAGCCGAACGACCTGGGCGATCGCTTGACGGTTTTCGCCGCGCGCGTGGTTGTGTACGTGGACCGAATGCCACGGACGCTGGCCGGTGCGTACTATGCCGGTCAACTCCTTAGGAGCGGCGGCTCACCTGCGCTGCACTACGGCGAAGCACAAGGTGCGGAGTCGGTGAGCGACTTCATCCACAAGTGCAAGATCGCGCTGAAAGAACTGAAGGAATCGCTCGTCAATCTGCGCATTCAGTCATTGTCCCAACTGATGCCTCCGGATGACGTCGACCTTCTCTGGTTGCTCGATGAATGCGATCAGCTCATCCGCATCGTCGGCAAGATCATCTCGAACAGCCAGCGCGGAGGCAGGTGA
- the purS gene encoding phosphoribosylformylglycinamidine synthase subunit PurS has translation MKSFRASIDVMPHDNLLDPQGKAVSGSMKNLGLPEITGVRIGKHITLTVEAADKKAAEAKVEAACKKLLANQIMEKFAFSVEEA, from the coding sequence ATGAAGTCTTTCCGCGCTTCCATCGACGTTATGCCGCACGACAACCTGCTCGATCCGCAGGGCAAGGCCGTGAGCGGCAGCATGAAGAACCTTGGCCTGCCCGAGATCACCGGCGTGCGCATCGGCAAGCACATCACCCTTACGGTGGAAGCCGCCGACAAGAAAGCCGCTGAAGCCAAGGTGGAAGCCGCGTGCAAGAAGCTGCTGGCCAACCAGATCATGGAGAAGTTCGCGTTCTCGGTAGAGGAAGCGTGA